The following proteins come from a genomic window of Gossypium raimondii isolate GPD5lz chromosome 5, ASM2569854v1, whole genome shotgun sequence:
- the LOC105768664 gene encoding uncharacterized protein LOC105768664 isoform X1, with the protein MKGGRNAVSGNGRMLERDEDLVLFRELHKREKDRIATLLQPVSDEFEPNGSAVCSAAGNFALYRIASGKKGCGYQFFPDTIKNDYDWLKTPPATPLFPSLEMEANAAQPVVQRELPIIHPPPSRFAGHKESKRSINGRAKSPNPKPKIPSRSITPSHRPVVNNSTKVANYDPLKSKRTNVGTADMHMDFLTSNLSQKLATTQTTKPRSRGVSPLARSTIPIQYPTPPNRSSSASRGRAVLHQNASTPRQSCSPRARGRRQQEATKPTQPFLGSKMVEKVMNARKSISSINDKSQRDTKQKLRGSATKHLEIKRDSTQLGVFHRRREQG; encoded by the exons ATGAAAGGGGGGAGGAACGCAGTGAGTGGGAATGGGCGTATGTTAGAGAGAGATGAAGATCTTGTTCTATTCCGGGAATTGCATAAACGTGAAAAGGATAGAATTGCCACCCTCCTTCAGCCTGTTTCCGATGAGTTTGAACCAAATGGGTCAGCAG TCTGTTCTGCTGCAGGAAATTTTGCACTCTACAGAATAGCATCCGGGAAGAAAGGATGCGGATACCAGTTTTTCCCTGATACCAtcaaaaatgattatgattg GTTAAAAACACCACCCGCAACCCCTCTCTTTCCGTCGCTTGAAATGGAAGCAAATGCCGCGCAACCTGTCGTCCAACGGGAGTTACCTATCATTCACCCACCTCCTTCAAGG tTTGCAGGCCATAAAGAGTCCAAAAGAAGCATAAATGGAAGGGCGAAATCTCCAAATCCCAAGCCAAAAATCCCTTCAAGATCCATAACTCCTAGTCATAGGCCAGTGGTAAACAACAGCACCAAAGTAGCCAACTATGATCCTCTGAAAAGTAAACGAACAAATGTAGGTACTGCCGACATGCACATGGACTTTCTCACTTCAAATCTGTCCCAAAAGCTAGCAACAACTCAGACCACAAAGCCTAGGAGTAGAGGTGTGTCGCCATTGGCAAGATCAACCATACCAATCCAATATCCCACGCCTCCTAATCGTTCTTCTTCCGCTAGCCGAGGGCGGGCAGTGCTTCACCAAAACGCTTCGACACCAAGGCAGTCGTGTTCACCTAGGGCTAGAGGCCGGAGACAACAAGAAGCCACCAAACCCACACAACCATTCTTGGGGAGCAAGATGGTAGAGAAAGTGATGAATGCTAGGAAATCCATCTCAAGCATTAATGATAAAAGCCAAAGGGATACAAAACAAAAGTTACGAGGCTCCGCTACCAagcatttg GAGATTAAACGCGACTCCACCCAGCTTGGCGTTTTTCACAGACGCAGAGAACAAGGCTGA
- the LOC105768660 gene encoding uncharacterized protein LOC105768660, whose protein sequence is MSCLLLPNSWSTTILASKERRVIEPRKKQQDAGSTRDRILITNSEIAQPNSIPPLVSALKTCAHQNAATFHFPGHNRGRAAPSSLVHLIGLKPFIHDLPELPELDNLFSPEGPILEAQKLAAKLFGSSETWFLVGGTTCGIQAAILATCSPGDYLILPRNSHISAISAIVLSGVIPKYIIPDYDCLWDITAGVTLSQIEKAIEELHMEGQKVGAVFITSPTYHGICSNLTDISKLCHSYEIPVIVDEAHGAHFGFHPQLPSSALQQGADLAVQSTHKVLCSLTQSSMLHMSGNIVDRERICRCLQTLQSTSPSYLLLASLDAARAQLSEKPGSIFNNALDLALETKNLIRNIPGISMLGTLGFSNFPVIDPLRLTFGFWQLGLSGFEADETLYSDQGVISELVGTRSITFAINLGTCRDHIQRLACGIKNLSEASLLSFEKIKGQIEDHCGSAPFSDITVCLNPREAFFARKRKVAIGESLGKICGELICPYPPGIPVMIPGETITKKALEYLVLVKNKGATISGASDPLLNSIVICDV, encoded by the exons ATG AGCTGTCTGCTGCTGCCCAATTCGTGGTCCACAACAATTCTCGCTTCTAAG GAAAGAAGAGTGATAGAGCCACGAAAGAAGCAGCAAGATGCAGGAAGCACCAGAGACAGAATCCTAATTACCAACTCCGAGATTGCTCAACCAAATAGCATCCCTCCATTGGTTAGTGCCTTGAAAACTTGCGCTCACCAAAACGCTGCTACTTTTCATTTTCCAGGACATAACAGGGGTCGGGCTGCACCCTCATCCTTAGTTCATCTCATTGGTTTGAAGCCCTTCATTCACGATTTACCTGAGCTTCCCGAACTTGACAACCTATTTTCTCCAGAGGGCCCCATTTTAGAGGCACAAAAGCTAGCTGCCAAGCTGTTTGGATCCTCAGAGACATGGTTTCTTGTTGGAGGTACCACCTGTGGAATCCAAGCAGCAATCCTGGCAACTTGCTCCCCTGGAGATTATTTAATTCTACCTCGGAATTCTCATATATCTGCCATTTCTGCTATCGTATTATCTGGTGTCATTCCCAAATATATTATCCCTGACTATGATTGCCTTTGGGATATTACTGCTGGTGTTACTTTATCCCAG ATAGAGAAAGCAATCGAGGAGTTGCATATGGAAGGTCAAAAAGTAGGTGCAGTTTTCATCACTTCGCCCACTTACCACGGTATTTGTAGCAACTTGACTGACATTTCAAAGCTATGCCATTCTTATGAAATCCCTGTGATCGTTGATGAGGCTCATGGAGCACACTTTGGATTTCATCCCCAGCTACCCTCCTCGGCCCTCCAGCAAGGAGCTGATCTGGCTGTGCAATCTACTCACAAAGTCCTCTGCTCTCTCACACAGTCATCAATGTTACATATGTCTGGGAATATTGTAGACAGAGAAAGAATCTGTAGATGCCTTCAAACCCTTCAAAGCACTAGTCCTAGTTATCTGCTTTTGGCATCTCTAGATGCAGCTAGAGCTCAGCTAAGTGAAAAACCAGGCAGCATTTTCAATAATGCATTAGATTTGGCACTTGAAACTAAAAACCTTATAAGAAATATTCCAGGAATTTCAATGCTTGGCACACTCGGATTTTCTAACTTCCCTGTCATTGATCCGTTGAGGCTTACATTTGGGTTCTGGCAGCTAGGTTTATCTGGTTTTGAAGCAGATGAAACCTTATATAGCGATCAAGGGGTCATCTCTGAACTGGTTGGTACTCGATCTATTACTTTTGCCATAAACCTTGGAACTTGTAGGGACCATATCCAGAGGCTTGCATGTGGAATAAAGAATCTATCTGAAGCGTCCTTGTTGtcatttgaaaaaataaaaggccAAATAGAGGACCATTGTGGTTCAGCACCATTTTCTGATATTACTGTGTGTCTTAATCCTAGAGAAGCCTTCTTTGCAAGAAAAAGGAAAGTGGCAATTGGAGAGAGTCTTGGGAAAATTTGTGGGGAACTCATATGTCCATATCCGCCAGGTATACCTGTAATGATCCCAGGTGAGACCATTACAAAGAAAGCTCTGGAGTATTTGGTGCTCGTTAAAAACAAAGGTGCAACTATTAGTGGAGCCTCTGATCCTTTGCTCAATTCCATAGTCATATGTGATGTCTGA
- the LOC105768664 gene encoding uncharacterized protein LOC105768664 isoform X2 codes for MKGGRNAVSGNGRMLERDEDLVLFRELHKREKDRIATLLQPVSDEFEPNGSAGNFALYRIASGKKGCGYQFFPDTIKNDYDWLKTPPATPLFPSLEMEANAAQPVVQRELPIIHPPPSRFAGHKESKRSINGRAKSPNPKPKIPSRSITPSHRPVVNNSTKVANYDPLKSKRTNVGTADMHMDFLTSNLSQKLATTQTTKPRSRGVSPLARSTIPIQYPTPPNRSSSASRGRAVLHQNASTPRQSCSPRARGRRQQEATKPTQPFLGSKMVEKVMNARKSISSINDKSQRDTKQKLRGSATKHLEIKRDSTQLGVFHRRREQG; via the exons ATGAAAGGGGGGAGGAACGCAGTGAGTGGGAATGGGCGTATGTTAGAGAGAGATGAAGATCTTGTTCTATTCCGGGAATTGCATAAACGTGAAAAGGATAGAATTGCCACCCTCCTTCAGCCTGTTTCCGATGAGTTTGAACCAAATGGGTCAGCAG GAAATTTTGCACTCTACAGAATAGCATCCGGGAAGAAAGGATGCGGATACCAGTTTTTCCCTGATACCAtcaaaaatgattatgattg GTTAAAAACACCACCCGCAACCCCTCTCTTTCCGTCGCTTGAAATGGAAGCAAATGCCGCGCAACCTGTCGTCCAACGGGAGTTACCTATCATTCACCCACCTCCTTCAAGG tTTGCAGGCCATAAAGAGTCCAAAAGAAGCATAAATGGAAGGGCGAAATCTCCAAATCCCAAGCCAAAAATCCCTTCAAGATCCATAACTCCTAGTCATAGGCCAGTGGTAAACAACAGCACCAAAGTAGCCAACTATGATCCTCTGAAAAGTAAACGAACAAATGTAGGTACTGCCGACATGCACATGGACTTTCTCACTTCAAATCTGTCCCAAAAGCTAGCAACAACTCAGACCACAAAGCCTAGGAGTAGAGGTGTGTCGCCATTGGCAAGATCAACCATACCAATCCAATATCCCACGCCTCCTAATCGTTCTTCTTCCGCTAGCCGAGGGCGGGCAGTGCTTCACCAAAACGCTTCGACACCAAGGCAGTCGTGTTCACCTAGGGCTAGAGGCCGGAGACAACAAGAAGCCACCAAACCCACACAACCATTCTTGGGGAGCAAGATGGTAGAGAAAGTGATGAATGCTAGGAAATCCATCTCAAGCATTAATGATAAAAGCCAAAGGGATACAAAACAAAAGTTACGAGGCTCCGCTACCAagcatttg GAGATTAAACGCGACTCCACCCAGCTTGGCGTTTTTCACAGACGCAGAGAACAAGGCTGA
- the LOC105768658 gene encoding LOW QUALITY PROTEIN: U-box domain-containing protein 35 (The sequence of the model RefSeq protein was modified relative to this genomic sequence to represent the inferred CDS: substituted 1 base at 1 genomic stop codon), with translation MSDVNDEVAKAYKQQLESQAKEVFLPFRCFCSRKDIKCNEVILEDTDISKALIDYVSSFPIETLVLGAPSRSGFVRRFRTAEVTTNVSKGAPDYCTIYVIGKGKISSVRSASAPPPPRPQSQPLLQPQPNNNIPDPTESPSSARAVVNPRHRAPQRPHNPHRNLHEEAEIKSPFTRARNVMKYEPPTPESDISFVSSGKPSSDTMFSSTSDNMEFGNPPRLSSCSDFDNRSMASSVDFSSQYNFSFCSEESGRTSWSSHNMVSIKYIYSFHFIIINCSNLINYXDGCMPQDDVEAEMRRLKQELKQTMDMYSAACKEALSAKKKAMELQSWKMQEEQKKEEARVAEKAALSLAETEKAKCNAAIEAAQAAQRIAELEAQKSTNIERKANIDDADDDDMNMALNGFGHHLMYRKYTIEEIEIATDNFSPSRKIGEGGYGPVYHSNLDHTPVAIKVLRPDATQGQSQFQQEVEVLSCIRHPNMVLLLGACPEYGCLVYEYMANGSLEDRLFMHNNSPVLPWQIRFRIAAEIATGLLFLHHTKPKPLVHRDLKPANILLDHNYVSKISDVGLARLVPPSVANSVTQYRMTSAAGTFCYIDPEYQQTGMLGIKSDVYSLGIMLLQIITAKPPMGLAHRVENAIEEGSFAEILDPAVTDWPLEEALSFAKLALKCAELRRRDRPDLGQVVLPHLIKLRDLAESNMPFMTFGGSAGPSPNNTQVSTSSMLQVYSLINVTQNKLYIYILINLVLAS, from the exons ATGAGTGATGTGAACGACGAAGTTGCAAAGGCATATAAACAACAACTGGAGAGCCAAGCCAAGGAGGTGTTTCTACCTTTCCGATGCTTCTGCTCACGGAAGGAC ATCAAATGTAATGAAGTCATACTGGAAGACACGGACATCTCTAAAGCCTTAATTGATTATGTCTCATCCTTTCCAATCGAGACTCTAGTACTTGGCGCACCCTCAAGAAGCGGCTTTGTTAG AAGGTTCAGGACAGCGGAGGTTACAACTAATGTCTCAAAAGGGGCTCCCGATTACTGCACTATATATGTGATTGGCAAAGGAAAGATCTCGTCAGTGCGATCCGCTTCTGCTCCCCCTCCCCCGCGTCCTCAGTCTCAGCCTCTGTTGCAACCCCAACCCAATAATAACATTCCCGACCCAACGGAATCTCCTTCTTCCGCTCGCGCTGTTGTTAACCCCAGACACAGAG CACCCCAGAGACCCCATAATCCACATCGCAACCTGCATGAAGAAGCAGAAATCAAGTCACCCTTCACAAGAGCACGAAATGTGATGAAATATGAGCCCCCGACTCCTGAATCTGACATCTCATTCGTAAGCAGTGGAAAGCCGAGCAGCGATACCATGTTCTCTTCTACATCTGACAATATGGAATTTGGAAATCCCCCCCGGCTTTCCAGCTGCTCCGATTTTGACAACAGAAGCATGGCCTCCTCCGTGGATTTCAGTTCCCAGTACAATTTCTCATTTTGCTCCGAGGAAAGTGGTAGGACATCCTGGTCATCTCATAACATGGTAagcattaaatatatatattcctttcatttcatcatcattaactgctcaaacttaattaactattgagATGGATGCATGCCACAGGATGATGTGGAAGCTGAGATGAGAAGACTGAAACAGGAGCTCAAGCAGACCATGGATATGTACAGTGCAGCCTGCAAGGAAGCACTCTCAGCAAAGAAGAAG GCAATGGAACTTCAGAGCTGGAAAATGCAAGAAgagcaaaagaaagaagaggCACGAGTAGCTGAGAAAGCTGCACTCTCACTTGCAGAAACGGAGAAAGCCAAGTGTAATGCAGCCATTGAGGCAGCCCAAGCAGCCCAACGAATTGCTGAActagaagctcaaaagagcacGAATATAGAAAGGAAAGCCAACATAGATGATGCTGATGATGATGACATGAATATGGCATTAAATGGTTTCGGACACCATCTCATGTACCGAAAATACACCATTGAAGAGATTGAAATAGCAACAGACAATTTCTCTCCATCTCGCAAAATAGGAGAAGGAGGTTATGGGCCTGTGTACCACAGTAACCTGGACCACACCCCGGTGGCAATAAAAGTTCTACGTCCAGATGCAACCCAAGGACAATCACAGTTTCAGCAagag GTTGAAGTGTTAAGCTGCATACGACATCCAAACATGGTCCTTCTCCTTGGAGCCTGCCCAGAGTATGGGTGCCTAGTCTATGAATACATGGCGAATGGAAGCTTAGAAGATCGACTGTTTATGCACAACAACAGTCCCGTACTTCCATGGCAAATAAGATTTCGAATAGCCGCAGAGATTGCGACGGGTCTCCTTTTTCTCCACCATACCAAACCGAAGCCACTTGTGCACCGTGACCTTAAACCCGCCAATATATTGCTAGATCACAATTATGTGAGCAAGATTAGCGATGTTGGGCTAGCTAGACTTGTTCCTCCATCAGTTGCCAACTCTGTAACTCAGTATCGTATGACGTCAGCAGCAGGAACATTCTGTTACATAGATCCTGAATATCAGCAAACTGGAATGCTAGGGATAAAGTCTGATGTCTACTCCCTGGGGATCATGCTTTTACAAATAATAACAGCTAAGCCACCAATGGGTTTGGCTCATCGTGTTGAGAATGCCATCGAGGAGGGAAGTTTTGCTGAGATACTAGACCCTGCTGTCACTGACTGGCCATTGGAAGAGGCCTTGAGCTTTGCTAAGTTAGCCCTTAAGTGTGCGGAACTGAGACGAAGAGACAGACCCGATCTGGGACAGGTTGTGTTGCCACATCTTATCAAGCTGAGAGATCTTGCAGAGTCGAACATGCCTTTTATGACGTTTGGAGGTAGTGCAGGGCCTTCCCCAAATAACACCCAAGTTTCCACCTCCTCGATGCTGCAGGTATACTCTCTCATTAATGTCACCCAAAACAagctttatatttatattttgattaatttggtGCTCGCTTCTTAG